From Aquipuribacter nitratireducens:
CCTCGGCGGCGTGCTCGGGCACGTGCCGGGGGTGCACGACGCCCTGATGTTCCTCTACTTCTCCATCGGCGCCATGCACGAGCGCCTCACCGCCGTCGGCTACGACCTGCTGAAGGAGCGGCTGCTCCACCTCGGCGCACGCGGGTTCGCCGAGACCGCCGTCGCCCCGATCCGCGGGCAGGAGTCGACCCACTACGCGTACTACCGCAACTCCGCCCTGCTGCAGCGGGAGCGGCTGGCCGACTGGCAGCTCCACCTGTGCCGCATCGTCCGCACGCGCACGTACCACCCGATCGGGGCGACCACGCCGTCGAACCGCGCCGACTTCGGCGGCGTCGCCGTCCACCTCAGCGGCTCCGACGACGTCGACCGCTTCGCGGTGCCCGTGCAGCGTGTCGCGCAGGAGCTCCTCGTGCGGCAGCGGGACGGCCTGCGCCTGCCGGCGTTCGTCGCCCGCGGGCTGCGCGAGTCCGTCGCGGCCTTCCGTGCGCGCGAGTCCGGGCACCGCCCGGACCGCGACGAGGACCTCGACGGGCTCGTGCCGGCGTGACGCCGTGACCGGGCCGGTCGACGACGTCGATCAGTTGACCTCGGGGTCGCTGCGGTAGGTCGCGGCGAGCGCAACGGTCGTGGTCTGGCGCAGGAGCACGTCGCGCCACAGCGTCTCGGTGTCGCCGCGGAAGCCGTCGCCGGGCTCGCCCTCGACGACGAACCACGCACCCTCGGCCAGCTCCGACTCCAGCTGCCCGGGTCCCCAGCCCGCGTGCCCCGCGTACACCCGCAGGCCCGCCGCGGCGGGCGCGACGATCTCCGGCGGGGCGTCGAGGTCGACGACGGCGATGGAGCCGACGAGCCGCTTGAGGCCGGGCGGCTCGCCGTCGTCGCCCGGCAGGCGGGCGAGGCCGATGGCGGAGTCGAGGCCGACCGGGCCCCCCTGGAAGAGGTGGGGCGGCTCGGTGACGTGGTCGTGCCACGCGGGGAGGACGTCGACGACGTCGCTGACGAGCGGGCGGTTGAGGACGAGCCCGAGCGCACCCTCGTCCGAGGCGTTGAGGAGCAGGACGACGGTCGCGCGGAAGTTCGGGTCGAGCAGGCCGGGGTGCGCGACGAGCAGCGCGCCCGCACGGGGCTCGGCGGGCGGGGGCGGCAGCAGCGGACCGAGCCGCTCTCGCCCGATCACGTCGGCGGCTCCCCCTTCGCCGCGCGCTCGACCGCCGCCGCCACGGCCGTCGTGCTCTCGGCGTGGAACACGCTCGGGACGATGTACGTCGCGTTGAGCTCGTCCGGGTGCACCGTGTCGGCGAGGGCCCGCGCCGCCGCCAGCAGCATCGCCTCGTCGACGGTGTGGGAGCGGGCGTCGATGAGGCCGCGGAAGACGCCCGGGAACGCGAGCACGTTGTTGATCTGGTTGGCGAAGTCGCTGCGCCCGGTGGCGACGACCGCGGCGTGCTCGGCCGCCTCCGCGGGGTCGACCTCCGGCACCGGGTTGGCGAGGGCGAAGACGATGGCGTCGTCCGCCATGGTCGCGATGTCGTCGCCGTCGAGGATCCCGCCCGCCGACAGCCCGACGAAGACCTCCGCGTCGACGATCGCGTCCCTCAGGGTGCCGGTGAGCCCGCGAGGGTTCGTGTGCTCCGCCGTCCACGCCAGCTCCGGGGCGAGGTCGGCGCGGTCGCGGTGGACGATCCCGTCGACGTCGACGACCACGGCGTCCCGCACGCCCGCGGCGAGGAGCAGCTTGAGGACCGCCGTCCCGGCCGCCCCGGCCCCGGACATGACGAGCCGGACCTCGCCGATGTCCTTGCCGACGACCTTCAGGGCGTTCGTCAGCGCCGCGAGGACGACGATCGCGGTGCCGTGCTGGTCGTCGTGGAAGACGGGGATGTCGAGCTCCTCCCGCAGGCGCCGCTCGACCTCGAAGCAGCGGGGCGCCGCGATGTCCTCGAGGTTGATGCCCGCGAACACCGGCGCGATCGCCTTGACGGCGGTGATGATCTCCTCGGTGTCCTGCGTGTCGAGGCAGATGGGGAACGCGTCGACGTTCGCGAACCGCTTGAACAGCACCGCCTTGCCCTCCATGACCGGCAGCGCCGCGAGCGGACCGAGGTTGCCCAGCCCGAGGACCGCGGAGCCGTCGGTGACGACGGCCACCGTGTTCCGCTTGATCGTGAGCCGGCGGGCGTCCTCCGGGTTGGCGGCGATCGCCTCGCACACCCGGGCCACGCCGGGGGTGTAGGCGAGGGAGAGGTCGTCGCGGTTGCGCAGCGGGACCTTGGAGCGCACCTCGAGCTTGCCGCCGAGGTGGGCGAGGAACACCCGGTCCGACACCTTGCCGATCTCGACGCCCTCGAGCCCGCGGAGGGACCGGACGAGCTCCTCCGCGTGCTCCTGCCCGCGCGTGGCCGCGGTGACGTCGACGGCGAGGCGCCCGGCCCCGGAGGCCGTGACGTCGAGCGCGGTCACGATGGCCCCGCTGTGTTCCATGACGGTCGTGAGCTCGCTGACGGCGGTCGGGCGCGCCGGCAGCTCGAGCCGGATCGTGACGGAGTAGGACACGCTCGCGGACGGCATGGGCCGATCCTGTCGCGCGCGCCGCACGGGGTCCACCTCGGCACGCCTGCGAGGACGTGCGGGCCCGTGGGCCCCGCTCCTACCGTCGGGAGGACCCGAGACGAGGAGGAGACATGCGTCCCACCACGACCGGCACGACCACCCTCACCGCGCTCCGCGGCCGCGCGCGGCGACCTGCGACGGCCGTCGTCGCTGCGGCGGCCCTGGCCGGGGCAGTCGCCCTCAGCGGCTGCGCCGAGGACGCCGACGACGGGACCGTCCCCGAGGACCTCGAGGAGGAGATCGAGGACCTCGACGCGCCCGGCACCGACTTCTGAGCCGGTCGCCGGGCGTCCGGCCGGTCCCGCGCCGACGTGCGGGGGCCGCCGCGCGGGCCTAGCGTCCCAGCACCGTGCGGCCGGGAGGGACCCGGTCGCGGGGAGGAGAGCCATGCGCACGACACTCAGCACCCTCCGGCGCGCCCCCGTCGCCGCCGCCGCGCTCGTCGCCGCCACCACCCTCCTCGTCGCCGGCTGCGGCGAGGACGTCGTCGACGACGGGGTCGAGCAGGAGCTCGAGGACGCCGGCGAGGACCTGGAGGACGCCGGCGAGGACGTCGGCGACGCCGTGGAGGACGAGGCCACGGACGGCTGAGCCCCTCAGGGCCGCCTCGGGCGGGTGGCCGTCCCCGCGAGCAGCGCGTCGACCGACGCGGCGTCCGGCATGGACGGCACCGCCCCGGCGGTCCGCACCGCGAGGGCGCCCGCCGCGCACGCGCGCCGCACGGCCGCGTCGAGCGCGGAGCCGGCGGCGAGCGCCGCCGCCAGCGCCCCTGCGGCCGCGTCACCCGCCCCCGTCGTGTCCACCGCGTCCGACGGGGGCGAGGGGATCCCGACCTCGCTGCCGTCTCGGCGCACGACGAGCGCGCCCTGCGCTCCCAACGTCACCACGACGTCCCGCTGCCCCGCGGCGAGACCGGAGGCCGCCCCCGCCGCGTCGTCGGTGCCCGTCAGCGCCCGCGCCTCGGCCTCGTTGACCAGCAGCACGTCGACGAGAGCGAGCAGCTCGCCGGCCTCGGGGACGACGGGTGCGGCGTTGAGCAGGACCCGCGCGCCGGCCGTCCGGGCGCGCACCGCCGCCGCCCGAACGAGCGCGGGTGGCACCTCGAGCTGCACCAGAAGGACCCGTGCCGTGTCGACGGCGCGGGCACCTGCCGCCGTGAGGTCGACGCGCGAGTGGTTGGCGCCCGGCACCACGACGATGGCGTTGTCCCCGTCGGCCTGGACGAGGACGTGGGCCGTGCCGGTCCGGGCACCGCGCCGGAGCTCCAGGGCGTCCACCGCGACCCCGGCGGTCTCGCACGCGTCACGCAGCAGCGCTCCCGCGCGGTCGTCACCGACCGTCGCGACGAGAGCCGTCCCCGCGCCGGCCCGCGCCGCCGCGACCGCCTGGTTCAGGCCCTTGCCCCCGGGGTGCTCCACGGGGTCCGCCACCGCGAGCACGGTCTCACCCGCGCTCGGGACGTGAGGGACCCCGACGACCACGTCGAGGTTCGCGCTACCGACCACCACGACGTCCACCGGGCCAGCCTCCCCCCTGCGTCGGGTCGGCGCCCTCCCGGCCGGGAACACGGGCGCCGGCCGCGGCATTGCACCAGCACGTGAGCGCTCCCTCCGTGCACGCCGTCCACGAGAACCCCGCCTGGTGGCCGCCCTTCCAGGCCGCGTTCGACGCCGAGGGCGTCCCTGTCGAGCAGTGGCTGCTCACCGGTGGGGAGACCGTGGATCTCGGGGTCCCGCCTCCCGACGGCGTGTTCTGGTCGCGGATGAGCGCGTCCTCGCACACCCGCGGTCACACCCGCAGCATCGCCCACACGCGTGCGGTGCTGCGCTGGCTCGAGGGCCACGGTCGGCGGGTCGTCAACGGCTCCGCCGTCCTCGAGCTCGAGGTGAGCAAGGTCGCGCAGGACGCGGCGCTGCGGGCCGCAGGCGTGGAGACGCCCCGCACGGTCGTCGCCTTCGACCGGCAGCAGGTCCTCGACGGCGCGAAGGCGCTTGTCGCCGACGGCGTCCCCTCGGTGGTGACGAAGCACAACCAGGGCGGGAAGGGCCTCGGTGTCCAGCGCTTCGACGACCTCGGCGCCCTCGAACGCCACCTCGCCTCCGACGCCTGGGTCGAGCCGGTCGACGGGGTCGCGCTCGTCCAGGAGTACGTGCAGCCCGCCGAGGCGTTCGTCACCCGGGCCGAGTTCGTCGGCGGACGCTTCCTCTACGCGCTCGCGGCGTCGACCGCGCAGGGCTTCGAGCTGTGCCCCGCGGACGCGTGCGCGCTCGACGGCGGACCGCTGTTCCGGCTGCGGGAGGGGCACGTGCCGCCCCGGCTCGAGCGCTACCTCGCGTTCCTCGCCGACGCGGGCGTCGAGATCGCCGGCATCGAGTACGTCGAGACCGCGGACGGGCGCGTCGTGACGTACGACGTCAACACGAACACGAACTACAACCCGGACGTGGAGGCGGTCGCCCCGGCGAGCGGGCCGCGGGAGATCGCCCGGTACCTCGGTTCCCTGCTCTGACAGGGGCGTCGAACGGGTCGGGCCCGGCCCCCTCGACGAGGGGACCGGGCCCGGGTGGTGCGTGCCGTGCGTCGGCTCAGTAGGACGGCTGCGTCTGCGGGTTGAAGTCCTCCGCGTACTTGCCGGCCTTGCCGTTCGCGACCCGCGGGTCGCGGATCTCCAGGACGTCCAGGCCCTTCTGGATGTCGTTGGAGTAGATGTAGCCGTCGTAGTAGTACGCCGACCAGGAGCCACCGAGGATCAGGCGCTCGTCGGACAGCGGGCCGCGGTCGAAGTAGCCGAGCTCGACCGGGTTCGCGGCGTCGGTGAAGTCGACGACGCTGATGCCGCCCTGGTACCAGGCCTGGACCATGACGTCCTTGCCCTTGACCGGGATGAGCGAGCCGTTGTGGGCGACGCAGTTCTCGGTGCTCGCCTGCTCGCGCGGGATCTTGAAGTAGCTCTGGAACGTGAGCTCACCCGCGTCCGACAGCGAGTAGTAGGCGTTGGCGCCCTTCTCCGGCCCCACGACCGGGTTGCACGTCGCGCCACCGCCGCCGCCGAGCTCGTCGGTGAACATGACCGTCGAGCCGTCGTTGTTGAACGTCGCCGAGTGCCAGAAGGCGAAGTTCTCGGTGTCGGCGACCCGGTCGAGCACGACCGGGTTCTCCGGGTCCTCGATGTCCATGACGACGCCCTCACCCATGCAGGCGCCGGCGGCGAGGCCGAGCTCCGGGTAGGCGGTGATGTCGTGGCATCCGGCCGTCCGCGGGATGAGCCCGCCGTCCGGGAACAGCACGGGCTCGGAGATGACGGCCGCCGCCGTCGGGTCGTCGAGCGGGACCTCGACGATCGAGATCTTGTCGTGCGGCGGCTGGCAGTCCGCCAGCGCCGCGGTCGGGTTGTAGGACGACACGTAGACGTAGACGGACTCGCCCGCCTCGTCCGGCACGAGCGTGTGGGTGTGGGACCCGCAGTCGGTCTCGACCGACTTCACGTACACCGGGTTCAGCGGGTCGCTGATGTCCCAGACCCGGATGCCCTCCCAGTAGCCCGTCCCGGTCGCGGACGCCGCGCTGGTCGACAGCTGGGTGCTGTTGCAGCTGTCGTCGCTACGGAGGGAGTCGACGGAGAGGAACATGAGGTCGCCGTAGACCGTGATGTCGTTCTGGGATCCCGGACAGAACACCTGGAGGGCCTGCTTCGCCTTCCGCGGGTTCTTGATGTCGTAGACCGTGAAGCCGTTGTAGTTGCCGGCGAAGGCGTAGTCGCCCTTGAAGGCGAGGTCGCTGCTGAAGGAGCTCTCCGCCTCGAACGCCCCGTTCTTGGGGATGTTCGTCAGCAGGTGCATGTTCTTGCTCTTCTCGATCTCGCCGGGCGAGAGCACGTCGGCCGAGGCAGGCGACGCGAACGCCGTCATGCCGAGACCGACGGCGAGTGCTGCGACGGCGCCGAGAGCGCGCGCGCGTCTGCTGGGTGCAGCACCTGTCATGGATGACCTCCGGTGGCTGGGGTCCGTCCGGCAGGCAACTGCGCCTGTCGGACGTTCGGACTGGGTGCGGCACAGACTGTCGTCCCCCGTCGTCGTCCGAACAGATGACGAGGGTCACGAATCGATAACGATCCCGAACGACCGGTCACCGTGGGATGTGCTGGTCGCGGGAAGGCTGACGTACTCTCCGCTGCATCGACTGTCCCCCTACCGGAGACGCCTCCCGTGCCCTCGTCCGCCATGCCCCGACACGTCCTCCTCGCCGCCGCCCTGGTCCTCGTGGCAGCCGGCTGTGGAGGCACCACGAGCGACGCCGCTCCGCCTCCCGCAACCATCGAGTTCACGGCCGCGACGGACGTCCCGGTGCTCGTACCAGGGCGTCCCGGCGAGCCGACGACGACGATCGCGCCCGGGGAGACGGGACGTATGGAGAACATCGCAACCTGGTCGCAGGACGACGTCGACTTCCTCACCGCGATGGTCCCCCACCACGCCCAGGCCCTCGACATGGCAGCGCTCGCCCCGGACCGCGCCGCGGACTCCCGCGTCCGCAGCCTCGCCGAGCGGATCGCCGCCGCCCAGGGGCCGGAGATCGAGGCCATGCAGCAGTGGCTGCGGGCGAACGACCTGCCCGAGGCCGACGAGGACGACCACAGCCATGAC
This genomic window contains:
- a CDS encoding GTP-binding protein LepA, coding for MSRGSIDIDAQLDRMEAEGAIAVDSVDFGVPDATAVRRELGSTLDYFARVEREVERNVLELQVLLPQADDRTRRFMRVWEEQELPHGWIFDRLQRELGLPESTPNLNHISRSLRLGGVLGHVPGVHDALMFLYFSIGAMHERLTAVGYDLLKERLLHLGARGFAETAVAPIRGQESTHYAYYRNSALLQRERLADWQLHLCRIVRTRTYHPIGATTPSNRADFGGVAVHLSGSDDVDRFAVPVQRVAQELLVRQRDGLRLPAFVARGLRESVAAFRARESGHRPDRDEDLDGLVPA
- a CDS encoding YqgE/AlgH family protein, encoding MIGRERLGPLLPPPPAEPRAGALLVAHPGLLDPNFRATVVLLLNASDEGALGLVLNRPLVSDVVDVLPAWHDHVTEPPHLFQGGPVGLDSAIGLARLPGDDGEPPGLKRLVGSIAVVDLDAPPEIVAPAAAGLRVYAGHAGWGPGQLESELAEGAWFVVEGEPGDGFRGDTETLWRDVLLRQTTTVALAATYRSDPEVN
- a CDS encoding NAD-dependent malic enzyme — its product is MPSASVSYSVTIRLELPARPTAVSELTTVMEHSGAIVTALDVTASGAGRLAVDVTAATRGQEHAEELVRSLRGLEGVEIGKVSDRVFLAHLGGKLEVRSKVPLRNRDDLSLAYTPGVARVCEAIAANPEDARRLTIKRNTVAVVTDGSAVLGLGNLGPLAALPVMEGKAVLFKRFANVDAFPICLDTQDTEEIITAVKAIAPVFAGINLEDIAAPRCFEVERRLREELDIPVFHDDQHGTAIVVLAALTNALKVVGKDIGEVRLVMSGAGAAGTAVLKLLLAAGVRDAVVVDVDGIVHRDRADLAPELAWTAEHTNPRGLTGTLRDAIVDAEVFVGLSAGGILDGDDIATMADDAIVFALANPVPEVDPAEAAEHAAVVATGRSDFANQINNVLAFPGVFRGLIDARSHTVDEAMLLAAARALADTVHPDELNATYIVPSVFHAESTTAVAAAVERAAKGEPPT
- a CDS encoding PfkB family carbohydrate kinase, yielding MDVVVVGSANLDVVVGVPHVPSAGETVLAVADPVEHPGGKGLNQAVAAARAGAGTALVATVGDDRAGALLRDACETAGVAVDALELRRGARTGTAHVLVQADGDNAIVVVPGANHSRVDLTAAGARAVDTARVLLVQLEVPPALVRAAAVRARTAGARVLLNAAPVVPEAGELLALVDVLLVNEAEARALTGTDDAAGAASGLAAGQRDVVVTLGAQGALVVRRDGSEVGIPSPPSDAVDTTGAGDAAAGALAAALAAGSALDAAVRRACAAGALAVRTAGAVPSMPDAASVDALLAGTATRPRRP
- a CDS encoding alpha-L-glutamate ligase, with amino-acid sequence MSAPSVHAVHENPAWWPPFQAAFDAEGVPVEQWLLTGGETVDLGVPPPDGVFWSRMSASSHTRGHTRSIAHTRAVLRWLEGHGRRVVNGSAVLELEVSKVAQDAALRAAGVETPRTVVAFDRQQVLDGAKALVADGVPSVVTKHNQGGKGLGVQRFDDLGALERHLASDAWVEPVDGVALVQEYVQPAEAFVTRAEFVGGRFLYALAASTAQGFELCPADACALDGGPLFRLREGHVPPRLERYLAFLADAGVEIAGIEYVETADGRVVTYDVNTNTNYNPDVEAVAPASGPREIARYLGSLL
- a CDS encoding DUF305 domain-containing protein codes for the protein MPRHVLLAAALVLVAAGCGGTTSDAAPPPATIEFTAATDVPVLVPGRPGEPTTTIAPGETGRMENIATWSQDDVDFLTAMVPHHAQALDMAALAPDRAADSRVRSLAERIAAAQGPEIEAMQQWLRANDLPEADEDDHSHDLMKGMASTEQMLALDAARGAEFDALFLELMIAHHEGALDMAADAADSRNVQVNEMVQDTTIKQGVEIARMEELLADLA